TGGGTTCGCCACTCGCGTTGATTTCCGCAGGAGCTGTGGAAGGAGGGGGAGATTCGGGTGACTGGCCCTGGCTTTGCAGGAAGGCCCCGAACCCATCTGCCGGGGAAAGTGTTTCGGCGGGCGCCGGCTTTTCTTCAGGCTTGCTGACGGGAGGGGCTGTTTTCAATGCCTCCGGTTTGGCTGCCTCCGCCCCCGTCCAGGCATCCACGGTGGTCCAAGCATCGGCCATGCCTGCTCCCGAGCGTGTGACGCTGGAGGCAGTGACCCGGCGTTTATGCACGGTGAGATGCACGCCGCACTTTTTGCAGAACGTGTAAACGACGAGGCGCGGCTCATACTGCGCCGCGCCACAAGACGGACACACCACTTCGATCAGGTGTTTAGGCGGTGTGGGAAGTTTGCTGGACTTCGAGCCGAAGAACCTCCCGAACACTCGGTTTTAGCGGGTTAAGGTTGTGGTTTTGGGCCGCCGGCGAAGGCAGGCTTCGTCTCGGCCTTCTTGCCGACCTGAGACTGACCCATGAAGGTGGCGCCTTCTTCGATGGCAAGGGTGCCCGCAGCGATGTCGCCGACGAGGATGGCGTTGCTCTTGAGCTCGCAACGTTCCGCGACGGTGATGTTGCCTTCGACCTTGCCGAAAATGATGACGGAGCGGGTTTTGACCTCGCCTTTGATGAGAGCATTTTCGCCAACGGTGAGGCTGCCGTCGGAGATGACTTCGCCTTCGATTTTGCCGTCAATGATGAGGTCGTGGGAGAATTTGATGGAGCCTTTGATTTCGACGTCGTTCGCGAGAACGTTTTTACTGGTGGTCATGACGGGAGCTGAGTGAGTACGTTGAGGTTGTGCAGCGGGAGCGGATGCGGTGGAGAGAATGGGTGCGCGCTCGGCTGCGGGAGCCGGTGCGGATGCCTCGGAACGCCTGTCTTCCTTTTGCCCTTCGGGTTGTCCTATGATTTGCCTTAACATGAGGTTGAAAATATAGCTGGTTATCAAGTTCAGTGTCAATCTTTGGCTTGCTTATTTTTTGTGAGTTTGATGTAACGGGATTGTTTGATGGGGTTGCATGGCGTGAGTTTTGCGGCTGTGTCGAGTCATGATGGAATCTGTGTTCATCACAGCCGTGGAGACGGTCTGTGCGCTTGGTTTGAAGGTGGAGGAGTGTCTGCTGGTGATGCGTGAGCGTCGTGGCTGGCTGGTACCTTTGGGGGGGCGCATGCGGGGGCTGGAGGAGTTTGACTCCTTGCCTGTGGGGCTGCTGCCATCACACGAACTGGTGAAAGGCCGGCGTTATGGCGCCGCGAGCAATGCTGCAGTGCAGGTGGGACGCGAGGCGGTGCGGCGTGCGGGCTGGACGCAGCAGGCGGTGGGTGAGTCCTGGCTGTTTGCCGCCAGCAGCCGTGGCAACGTGGGAGAAATACTGGGTTCCAATGCATGGCGCAGGCCTGTGCGCAAGTTCAGTGCCAGCAACACGATGCACAGTGAGATTGCGGCGGCGGTGAGCGTCGAACTGGGGATTCGCGGCCCGTGGCAGATGGTTTCGAACGGCTGCTCCTCCGGGCTGGATGCGCTGGGCATGGCCTGGATGGCCGTGGCTTGTGGCCTGGCTCCGAGGGCGGTGGTGGTGGCGGTCGATCTGCCGCTGGTGTCGGAGCTGCTGCGGGATTTCCGGGATACGGGGCTGCTTTCCAGCACAGGTCTGAATGATCCTTTTGCCCTCGGTGCGAAGGCCGGGGAAGCGGCCACCTGCGGTTTTTTGCCAGGCGAGGCCGCCGTGGCGGTGACGCTGGAGCGTGGCGATGCCAACCGCCGCCTGTGCCGCTTTGAGCATTACACCGCGAACAGCGATGCCTGCGACATGCTCAGGATGCCTGAGGACGGCGGTGGCATACCGGACTGCGTGCGCTCAGCTTTGAATGCAGGAGACCGCCGCAAAGTGGTGGCGCTGTGTCCGCATGCGACGGGCACACTGAATCATGCCCGGGTCGAGCCGCTGGCGCTGCTGCGCGCCCTGGAGGGCAGGGATGTCCCGCTTGTGCCGCTGAAACCTCACACCGGCCATACGCTGGGGGCCAGCGGTCTGCTTGATGTGGCGTTGCTGGCCGCCTGCATGGCGGAAGGCTGGCTGCCGGCGGTGCTGCCAGGTCTGACGCCGCCAGCGTGCGGCCTGCGGCTCAATGAAGCGGCGCTGAAGGTCGTTGCGGGGGACCGGGTGATCAAACTGGCCTCCGGCATGGGCGGGCACAATGCGGCGGTGTCTCTGGCGGTGGTGTAAAAGCGAAGAGCGTAGGGCGGAGAGCGAAGAGACACGTCCTGGTCTTTGCGCGTCGTTGAACGACTCGTAACGCTTTGCTCTTGGCCCTCTGCTCCTCTTGCCGCTTTCCCGCTTGGCACCGGCGGTGGATTCGCGACAGTCGCGCACCGCATGACCCGGCTGCCGCTTTCGATCTCCATCATCTCGCTCAACGAGGAGGCCAACCTCCGCCGCTGCCTCGCCAGCGTGGTGGATCTGGCGCAGGAGATCGTAATCGTCGATTCCGGCTCCACCGACCGCACGGCGGTGATCGCCGAGGAGTTCGGCGCAAAGTTCGTGCATCAGGACTGGCTGGGCTACACGGCGCAGAAGAATCACTGCCTCGCATTCTGCTCGCAGCCGTGGATTCTGGCGCTGGACTGCGATGAAGAACTCACGCCCGAGCTGCGCGGCTCGATCCAGCGCTTCTTCGAGAATGGCGATCACGAAAAATTCGATGGCGCGTGGATGCCTCGCCTCGTCTGGTTCATGGGCCGCTGGATTCATCATGGCGACTGGTATCCCGACCGCAAAGTGCGTCTCTTCCGTCGGGGCAAAAGCCGCTGGGCCGCCGATGGCGGCGGGCAGGTGCATGAGCGGCTCGATGTCGATGGGCCCTGCACCACGTTGCAGGGTGATCTGCTGCACTACTCGTTCAAGAACATCGAGCACTACCTCGTGAAGCACGTGCAGTATTCCACCGTGTTCTTGCAGACGCAGCAGGGCAAAGGGAAGCGCTGGTCCCTGCTGCACACGCTGTTCCGGCCTTGGTGGCGCTTTGTGCGGGCCTACGTGTTCAAGCTCGGCTTCCTCGACGGCTTTCCTGGCTTCTGGATCGCCGTGGCCACGGCCTTCTTCACCCTGGACCGCTACAGCCGCCTGTTTGAGCACGAGGTAGAGAAGATGAAACGCGAATGAGCACGAATGGCCGCGAATTTTCACGAATGAGCATGCCCGCTTGCGGCATTCGCGACGATTCGCGTTCCTGACCTTGAAATCATCTCCAAGACCGCATGAAGCTGGCCCTGATCCATCCGCAAATCATCCGCAGCACTGCGGTGGAGACCTTCCTCATCGAGTTCGCGAGGCGTCTCGTGGCGGCGGGGCATGAGCTGACGTACATCACCACGCTCACCACGCCGCAGATCGGCGCGGCGCTGCCGGGGCGCTGGGAACTGCTGCCGCGCCTGCGTGGTTCGGCCACGCTGCGCCTGTGGCATTTCAACCGCCTCGCCCCGCGTGCGGCGATGGAGGCGGGCGTGGACTTGAGCATCGGCTTTGGCCGCACCTGCGTGCAGGACATCCACCGCAACGGCACCGGCTGCCACCGGCTCTACGGCAATCTGCTGCCGCTCTGGCAGCGCTACAGCGTGAGGCACCTCTACGAGCTGCATCTGGAGCGCCGGCTCTACACTGGCGGGGAAACCCTGCGGTTCGTCACCAGTTCCGCCCGTGTCGCCTCGCAGTTGCAGGGCATTCACGGCACCGATGGCGGTCGCTTCCACGTTTTGGCACCACCCGTCGAGACGCAGAGCTTCAAACCGGCCGAAAACCGCGCCAACACGCGCGAAATCCTCTGCCGCAAGCTGCAAACCGATCCCGCGAAGCCCGTGCTGCTGTTCATCTCCCTCAGCCACCGCCGCCGCGGCCTGGAGCCGCTGCTGGAGGCCATGAAAAGCATCGATGCCACCCTCTGGATCGCCGGAAAGGGGCTGAATGCCGCGCAGCGTGATTTCATCCAGCGCCATGGTCTCGCGGCGAAAATCCGTGGCGTGCCCGTCACGATGAATCTCGTCGAGTTGTACCAGTCCGCCGACTGGTTCGTGCATCCCACGCAGTACGACGCCTTTTCCAACACCGTGCTGCAAAGCATGGCCTGCGGCCTGCCCGGCATCGTCTCCGTCATGGACGGTGCCGTCGATCACATCCGCAACGGTGAAAACGGCTTCATGCTCTACCACCCGCAGCAGCCGCAGGAACTCGCCTCACGCGTCCAGGAGGCGCTCGATCTCGGCGAGACGGCGTGGCAGTCGCTTTCCACCGCCGCCCGCGAAACCGTCCTGCCGCTGACTTGGGAACGGCACATGACGGCGTGGGCGGCTTTGATGGGCTCCTAACGTCCCGGATCAGGCGACGGCGAGCGGGACGCCACGATTGCAACCGCGACACTCGCGCCGGGTTCGCTGCAGCGCATGGTTAGCGCCGCTGGTGTGTCATAACTCAATGCAGAACATCCGGTGACGCAGCAGGAGCGCAATACTCTGCTGGCACTATCCAAACCTCGGGATGCAGACCACCAACTCCGCCCTTCGAGATACGAGTGCATCGTGGGTCACCATACCAAAGTGCGAGATGGTCTTCCGCTGCGCCGCCATCCTCGTCAGTGCCGACGACTACCGCTAGCAAGCCATCGTGCTCGATGAAGTCTCCTCTCTTGAATGTGCTCATAGCGTGTGAAGCGGCCTAACGACCCAAGCTCAGCGACCCGGCCCACGAGGGCGTTCGATTGCAACCGCGAGGCGATGGCCGGGTTCGCTGCAGCGCATGGTTAGCGGATAATCTCTGTCTAATCTCATCTCGTTTCCCTTGCTGCAAGAGTAACCAAAGCTCAAGTGCCACGTCACGCGTAACGTCCCGACGCTCGCAAATATCCTCGGACTGGTGAGTGAAGATGACCAAGCCACTCTCATAAACATCCACAGTCCAGCCGTCGTCATCTGAAAGCCAAGTGCTCGGGTGCTCCATGTCTGGCGTATCTAACTCGGCCAATGCTGCACGCATCTCCTCAACTGTCGGATTATCAGGCCCTCCGCCCCACCGAGTCTCAAGACCGGTGTCCACGGTAGAAGATGGGCTGCGCTTGCGAGGCGGGGAAGGAACTGGCGGCGCGGTGCAAAAGGGACAAAAATCTTCGGAGGCGGGTCGCGAGCGTCCGCAAGCTCTGCATACTTTTTCGAGGGTGGCCATATCCGCCTAACAGTGTGGATGGTTAACAGATTGCGAGGTTTGTCAGCAGCTTTATAGCCAACGATTTTGTCGGAAAAGTACGGGCTGAGGCGCTCATGGGTGTCGTTTTACCCTCCTATGCCGTTGCTGGGCAACAAAAATGTGGCTTTGCAACGGCATAGGAGGGTAAATTCCATGTGTGAATATTCCAAACCCCCAACCCAAACTGGAGGAACGGCTGCGCATGACGTGGCTGAGGGAGGAGCGGACAGGCTGCGCAGCCGCGAAGCGAATGCCCGCGCTGCCTTCGACGGTGGCGGTGCAACGGGGCTACTTCTTCTTCAAGATGACGTCGCCGAGGCTGAACATGGGGCCGTAGATGGCGTAGATGAGGAAGCCGACCATGATGCCGAGAATGAGCATCGTGAGAGGTTCGATCATCTTGTCGAGAGTGGCGGCGAGGTTGTCGAGCTCCTCCTCGTAGTCGTCGGCGATTTCGGCGAGCATTTCGGTGCCGGAGCCGGTTTCGGAGGCGAGTTCGATGAGGCCACAGAGATTTCGAGCGTCCGGGCCGAGCCAGTGGGCCTCCATGAGGAAGGCTTCATGCAAGGTGCGGCCGACGGCGATGTGCTCGCGCAGGCGGACGAACAATTCCTTGTAGTGGTAGTGCCAGCTTGCCTGGGCGGTGATGTCGAGCGCGCTGGAGAGGCGCACGTTCGACTCGGTGAGCATGGAGAGGGTGCGGAAGCCGGTGGCGGCGGCGGATTTGCGGACGAGGACGCCGACGACGGGGATCTTGAGAAAGAGATCCTGCATGGGCCGGAGGGAGCTGATTTTGCCCCAGTTCTTGAAAAAGAAGTACAGGCCGACGAAAGGAAGGATGGCCATGTAGGGCCGGTGGATGAAGAGATCGGACAGGGCGATGAGAACCTTGGTGCCCATGGGCAGCTCGGTTTTGAAGGAGCTGAAGAGCTTGGCCATGGCGGGCACGAGCGTGAAACTCATGACGATGACGACGGCGACGCCGAGCACGATGACGACGGCGGGGTAGATGAGGCCGCCTTTGAGTTTCTTGATGACCTTGGAGGATTTTTTTTGTGAGACGGCGATGCGCTTGCAGACCTTGGAGAGCTGACCGGCCTCCTCACCGGCGAGGATGAGGGAGAGCATGTCATCCGGGAAGAGCTTGGGGAACTTGGAGATGGCGTCGCTGAATTTGTCGCCCACGGAGATGGCATGGACGACCTCGGCGATCATGCCTTTGTAAACGGCGGATTTGACGCGGTTGGTCTGGAGCAGGAGGGCCTTGGTGAGCGAGATGTTGCGCTCAAGGCAGCGTCCGAGGCCGGAGAAGAAGGCGGCGCTGTCGTCGGTGGTGGGCCCAGGGCTGGTGAGGCGGTGGAGTTTTTCATCGACGCCAGTGATGGACAGGACGGTGGTGGTCTCGTTGGGGGCGACGCCCGCGCCAATGAGGGCTTTTTCATCGGTATCCGTCTCCACGAGGGCCTCGCAGGACTTGCCGGAGTGGACGTTGGTGATTTTGACTTTTTTGAGCATGGGAGTTGGAAAAGCTGAAATTTGAAAAGCTGAAAGCTGAAATGAATTTCTGTTTTTTGATTTCTATTTTCTGCTTTGGGCCTCACGGCGGCAGGGTGCGGAGGTCGGTGATGAGACGCGGACGGTAGGCGGTGAGGGTGAAGGAGGCGCCGGCGGTTTCGGTGGCGGGATTCTGCGAGAGGTTCACGATTGCGGTGCAGAGCGCGGTCTCCATGACGACGCCGTTGATGGTGGTGAGGCCGCTTTCGATGAACGTGGGGCTGCCGAAGACAGCCTGCTGAAGGAGGGCGTTCTGCGCCTGGGAGGGCATGAGCGCGGTGATTTGCACGGTGGAAAGACCGAGCTGCCAGAGACGCACCATGTTTTCTTGGTAGTTGCGCGTGACGGCGACACGGGTGGCCAGCTCCTCCTGCAGCATGAGCGTGGAAGAGAGGCTGACCATGGCGGTGGTGCCGATGGAGATGATGGCCCCGGCGGCGAGCACCTCGATGAGGGTGTAGCCCGCTCTTCGAGCGGTTGACCATTGTTGACGATGGTTGAGGCCGCTGCGCGGCGTTGACGGTGGTTTGGTAAACCACCGCAAACAACGGTCAACCATCGTAAACAACCGTAAACTCTGCTGTCGGGTGTTCTTCATGGTGGGGCGACGGGAAGGAAGTAGGACTCCAGCCACGCATCACGCGGCAGGAAGGTGGCAAAGGCGGGGCCGCTGTTGGTGGCGGCGGGGACGGCGGGATCGCTGTCGCCGGTGAAGAGAAGGCGGCTGGGATTGGTGCCACCGGCGGCACGGCGTTTGACCGTCCAGTTGGTCATGACACCACCGATCCAGCGCACGGTGCGTGTCAGCGCATTGGGCATGTTGAACATGATGCTCTGGAATTCGTTTACGAGGACGCAGCGCCAGCGGAACTCGGTGCCGCTGATGGGATTGTTGACCCAGGAGAATTCGACGGGGCGGCCGTTGTCGTCCTGGAAGGCGAGGACATGGCGGCGGTTGTTCTCGCGCTCGAAGCGGACGTCACGCACCCAGCGCCCCTTGGCGCCGTTGGGCATGACGGTGATGATGACGGGCTTCAAGGAGGCCGCATTTTCAAAGGCGGCGGCGTTGCTCTGACCGACGAAGATGATCTGATCGACGACGCCATAGATACGCATGTTTTTGAGATAGGCGCTGTCGAGCTTGATGAAGAGCACCTTCAGCTTGTCATCGTAACCGGAAGGCCAGCCGGGCGGTGTGTAGGTGGGGTTCTTCTGTTCGGCGATCCAGTAGGCCTCGGTGGCGGAGTTGAAAACGCCGGACACGTCGATGGTGATGGTGGCGGTGCGGCCTGCGGCGGCCTCGCGATCCTGGAAGTGCCAGAGGGAGTTGTCGGGGTTGTCGTCATTGCGCACGACTTTGAGGTAGCCGAGGTGACGGCGGTCGCCGCTGCCACCGATGGGGCCGGTAGTGCTGGGAACGACGGGCATGTTGGATGGCATCAATGGATTGCCATTCATGTCCGTGCCATAAACGGGGTAGGGGATGGAGGGCGGCTCCGCCGCCGCATGCGACTGGATGTAGAGCGACTTCGTACGGAAGGGAAGCTGCAACGGGCTGGGCGTGCTGCTGACGAAGAACGAAGGCGGATGACGCACGACGGTGCGGCCTTCGACGGTCCAGTGGGCGTTATGTCCGGCGCTGCCGGAGCCGGCATTGCGGTAGATGTCGAGTTCGGTGCCGATGCTGTCGGGTTTGCGATAGACGCAGAAGACATCGCCATTGAGCACGGGCGGCATGGTTTTGAGGAACTGCCAGGCGTTGTAGTCGTCGATGTTGCCGGCGACACCGGAGGAGGGACGTGCAAGCTGCTCGACGGTGAGGTACGAGGCGCCTGGACGCAGACCGGTGTGGTTGAAGGGAAACACGGTGGTCATGCCGCCCGCCGTGCTGGTGGAGGTGTACACGTTGAGATTGTTCCAACCGTTGACGGTGTTGAAGCCGCCGATGTCGCTGCCGAGAACGGTGTTTTGAGCAGCGGCCATCGTGCCGTTGCGCTCGAAACCCTTGTCAGTGATGCACTGCCAGCTGAGGAGGCGTGAGCTCTCGACACCGATGCGGCGTTTGGTGATGTCCTCCAGATAACTGACCTGCGCGGCCCGTGTGCTCATGAGGGTAACCCAGGAAGAGACAAAGATGCCGCTCACAATCATGAGCATGAGCGCCGCTGCCATGAGGGCGCCGCGTGTGCTGCGATGAGAGTGGCGTGGGATGCGCATGAGGTGGATTCAAAGGGCCGGGAACATCGGCACGGTGAACATGAAGGCGGTGCGCCCGGCCATTTGGTTGTAGGCCTGGCGCGGATCGCTGGTGGCAAAGGTGTTCGCCACCGGGCCGAGATGGCGCGCGGCGGGATCCGGCCACCAGATGAAATAGAAGGGGCGTTCCGAGGCACGCTTGAAGCGTTCGATGGTGGCGGGCGTCTCCCGCAGCGCGAGACGTGTGGCACGTTCGAAAGTGATGAACAGCGGCGTGAAGCCATCACTGGCCCACTGGGTGGTGTTGGTGGGATTCGGCACGGATGGCGAAAAAAACACCTCGTAACCGCCCATGTAGCTGAGGGTGGATGGCGTGGTGCTCGTGGCAGAGTCGGCGTAGCGTTTCACCGAGGCAAAAGTGCCGTTCGGCTCGGTGGTTCCGGTGAAACGGATGATGTCGATGTCGTAAATGGCGTTCACCTTGAGATAACCGGCATACTTGCTGTAACCGAGCACGAAGATGCTGGCGTTCTGCGGCACCGCCGTGCCGTCATTGAGCGGATTGCGGTAGTCGCGGTACAACGTGTCCGGCACGCTGGCGTTGGTGATGATGTGGACACGAAATTTCTGCGGTGTGTCGAGTTCTTCATGCAGCGCCGGGTTGTAGGCGATGATGGACGGCCTCCAGGTGTTCATGCCATCGCGCGGCAGACAGAAAACGGTGGTGGCGCTGAGCGTGTCAGTCACGAATTGCTCGCGCAGCTCCTCCGCCTGTGACAGCGCGCCGTATTGAGGTGCCATGGCGGTATTGAGAGTGGCGCTGGAGAGACCGTAAAAATTCTGCATGCGGGCGGTGCCCAGCGGCACGGTGACGATGGAGGAGACGCTCGGCTGACTGCGCACAATGGTGCCGTAGGAAACGACGGCCCCGCCGATGACCACGGCGGAGAGCGCGAGCACCAGCAGGAGTTCCACGGAGGTGAAGCCCCCCGGCTGATGGACGCGACGGTTCATTTGGGCGCAGGCGTTGGATTGCCGAAGAGCATGCGGACCACGGATTCAACGGCGGGCGAGGGCGGTGGTGCGGCCGGTGGCGGTGTCTCCACCGGTTTTTGCGGAGCAGCGGCCTGCACGGGCGGCGGCGTGACCGGCCCTTTCACTGTCTGCGGCTGCGGTGGCGTGGTGGCAGGAATGGGATCCTCCGGGACGGCTTCCGCGCGCAGCGGTTGCGGCTCGGCGGCAGGCGTTGCTGGCGGGGCATTCTGCTGACGGGACTCAAGATCGTGCAAAGGGAGATCCATCGTGGCATTGGCCCCCTTGGTGTTTTGCCCTTCCTCTTCGGTCTGGCCGAGCATCTGGTAGCGCACCTTGGGGGAGATGTTGATCGGAATGATCATGAGCTTCGGTGGCAGGCCGGTGGCGCGCTTTTCCTGCCAGGCGAGTTCGATGTACTGCGAGGTGATGTTTTTTACTTTCAATTCCACCAGCTGTTCCGGCAGCACGGGCGGCACGACACCGCCGGTTTCGAGAATGATGTTTCCCAGCAGCACGCGCATGCGTCCGTCCTGCATGCGCTTTGTGCCCACCACAGGGAGTTTCAACAACTTGTCACGAACGCGGTTTTCCTCGGTGTCACCGGGCGCCAGGCGGTTCTGCGCCTCGGATTCGGATTCAAAGGGATTGTGTTCCTCTGGTTTGACGTTTTCAGGCGTCTTCTCATCCGGCAGGACCAGTTGGTATTGCACACGCTTTTCGCCTTCCTCTCCCACGACTGCCTCCTGGGCATGGAGGCAGGGAGCCATGATCGTGCAGATCAGGCAGGAGAGCAGAATCAGTCTGTAAATGCGGTTCATGGGTTAGGATTTTTTGGCTTTGTCCTTTTCCTTGGCCGCTTTCTCCTTGGCCTTGATCTTGTCGGCATCTGCGGCGGCGAGATCAAAGATGGGGGTTTCAAAGGAGACCTCCATCTTCAACTGGCGTCCGGTGCTGCCGCCGGTGATCTGCACCACTTTCATGCGTGCCGTAGGCAGGCGGCGTTCGATGTCGCCCAGCCAGTTGAGCACCTTGGCATATTCTTCCTCGATGGTGAGCGTGGTGAGGACGGATTTTGGGATGAGTTTGTTCCCTGCGGCCATTTTCAACTCGGTCTTGCGTTCGCGCACGAGATTGATGCCACGTTCACGCAGACTCAGCTCGATGGTTTGTTCCGCCTCCTGCTGGGTTTGCACGCGGTCAATCGCCGGCAGCCAGGAACGCAGGAAGCGGCGCACATCCTCGGTGTCCGTTTTGAACATGGCGGTTTCGATCTCGGCGGTGGAGCGCTCGGTTTCGGCGGTGACGGCGGCGTTTTCGGCTTCCTCAGCAGCGGCGCGTGTGGTGCCCACCGTGTTGTGGATGATCTGCGCGGTGTAGGTCATCGCGCCGATGATCAGCAGCAGGAAGACGCAGGCGAGTTGTTTCGGGTTCATGGCAGAAGGGCGAAGTTGAGGAGGTTATTCCGTCTGGCGCACGAGCGTGGAGTGGTACTCGACGACATCGTCGTTTTTGGTCTGCTGCGGCGAATAGGAGCGGTAGAGAAGCTGGCCGAGTGCGGATTCGATGGCGGCAAGTTCGTTGGACACTTTGGAGCCGTTCAGATGAATCGTGAGCGCGATGTTGGCAGGCACCTGCTCACTGCGTTCGAGGGCCACCTGGGTGATGCGCGTCTCCGTTTGCACGGCACGGGCGATCTTGACGGCGATGGGCTGGATGTTGCGCGCGCCTTCCATCCACTGGGCGACCTTCTCCGCCTTCGTGGCCTCGGATTCGAGATCCGACATTTCGTTTTTGAAGGAGTCACGCTGGGCTTCACTGAGTTTCTGGCGCTCCTCGGCTTCTGTTTTCTGCTTGAGGGCACGTTTGTAGTTGAAGTAATCCATCGTCATCACGTAGGCGCTGCCGACCAGCGCCACGTAAAAGATCACCGGAATCGCGCGGAAGGTCGAGGGCAGACGGCGCGAGGTGTCGGTGCGCGGCGTCTTGAAATCGTGGCAGAGGTATTCGTTCATGGGGTGCGGTTGGATCAATGTTCGCCAATGATGGTCCAGAGCAGGTCATCCTGCGTGAGATCGGCGGCGCCGACCTTTTCGAGATGCAGCATCAGTTCAGTGCGGAATTTATTGTCATGGCCGTCGCCGACGAAATAAACCGGGCTGCCCTGCGGGACTTTGGTGAGCAGCGGGCTGATGATTTGCAACGCGGTTTCAACCGCCTCAGGCCCGAGGCCGCTGCGGCAGCGAATGTCGCGCCACTGGCCTTCCTGCTGTACCAGAACGGCCAGCGAACCTTCACACGCGGCGATGAGGACGAAATCCGTGGGGGTTCCGCCGGAACTCGCGCGGTAGATGCTCAGGATCGCATGCTCCAGCATGGAAAACAGGCCGCAGCAGACACGCCCAGGCTTCAGATTGACCGTTTTGAGCACGTCCTCGGTTACTTTGACCAGCGACTCTTCGACGGCGAGCAGGAGGCTCGCGGTGGTCTCGGGGTGATGGCAGATGGCGTAGCGTTTGCCACGATCATATTTGGGACCGAGCACGGCGCGCGGGTTGGTGCGCAGCAGGCTCACACAGTTGTCGCCACGCATGAGGTTGTTTTCGAGGCTGATGATGAACCGGTGGTTCACGGAAACAGAGCACCAGCCGCCTTCCACCATGCCACGCCATTCATCCCCGCGCTGCGGAGCGGCGTCGGCGAGTTCGCCCTCCTGCATGCCGCCCTCCTCGAACCGGCCGCGTTTGTTGATGGAACGCCAGCTCACGGAGCCGCGGCTGACGTTGATAAGAAGAGATTTGCGCGATTCAAAGCGTTTTCCCCACGGGACTGCGGAGTCGTCGGGGTCGGCTTTGAAAGCGGCGAAGCTCAAGACAGATTTGATTTCATCCAACAGCATAAATAGAAGTGAGTTGTTCTTTGGAAAGGAAGTCGTACACCTCATGTTCGGTGTAGCCGGTCTTGCGTGCGGTGGAAGGCTTCCAGCCGTCGGCCATGCGCATGTTCAAACAGCGCTCGAAGCTCACCATGCCGCGTGTGAATCCCGCCTCGAGCTCCTGGTCGAGGTTTTTGAATTCACCGCGGCGGATCATGCCGCACACGGAATCGTAGGGGAGCAGCAGTTCGTGAATGGGGAAGCGTTTGCCGCGGTTTTCATCAAACAGCAGGCGCTGGCAGAGAATGCCGCGGATGGAGTCTGCGAAAGAGAGCATGGCGTTCTCCATGCGGTCGCTCGGGATGAGCTTGAGATAGCGTTGCACCGTCTGTGCTGCCGAGGATGTGTGCAGTGTGGCGACGACGACGTGGCCGGTTTCCGCCGCCTGTAGCGCGATCTCTGCGGTCTCGCCGTCACGAATTTCTCCCACCAGAATCACGTCGGGCGCCTGACGAAGAGCGGCACGCAGGGATTTGTTGAAGTCGAGTTCATCCGTGCCGATCTCACGTTGCGAGACGAGCGAGGGAATGCCGGAAGGATAGACGAACTCGATGGGATCCTCGAACGTGAGCACATGCTCCTGCCGGCGCTTGGCCCGTTCGAGAATCATGGAGGCAATCGTGGTCGATTTACCGGAGCCGGTGGCACCACAGACCAGAAACAGACCGTTCTTTGCCTCCAGGAAAGCTTTGATGGCAGGCGGCGGCACCATGAGCTTGCTGATGTCCGGGATGCATTCGGGCAGCAGTCGCAGCACCCAGCGCGGACGACCACGCGTGACCATGCGGTTCACACGATAGCGGCGGGGGCCGAGCTGGAGGGCGTAGTCGATGCAGCCGGCGGTGAACTCCAGCGGGCGTTCCGGCTGGTAGATGAATGAGTCGTAGAACAGC
The window above is part of the Prosthecobacter sp. genome. Proteins encoded here:
- a CDS encoding ATPase, T2SS/T4P/T4SS family encodes the protein MEDIHERSQLGYRMLHLSKDSGVSDFYVTPWEALTYKRNGKLFYDSFIYQPERPLEFTAGCIDYALQLGPRRYRVNRMVTRGRPRWVLRLLPECIPDISKLMVPPPAIKAFLEAKNGLFLVCGATGSGKSTTIASMILERAKRRQEHVLTFEDPIEFVYPSGIPSLVSQREIGTDELDFNKSLRAALRQAPDVILVGEIRDGETAEIALQAAETGHVVVATLHTSSAAQTVQRYLKLIPSDRMENAMLSFADSIRGILCQRLLFDENRGKRFPIHELLLPYDSVCGMIRRGEFKNLDQELEAGFTRGMVSFERCLNMRMADGWKPSTARKTGYTEHEVYDFLSKEQLTSIYAVG